Proteins encoded in a region of the Sugiyamaella lignohabitans strain CBS 10342 chromosome B, complete sequence genome:
- a CDS encoding pyridoxine 4-dehydrogenase (Putative pyridoxine 4-dehydrogenase; differentially expressed during alcoholic fermentation; expression activated by transcription factor YRM1/YOR172W; green fluorescent protein (GFP)-fusion protein localizes to both the cytoplasm and the nucleus; GO_component: GO:0005737 - cytoplasm [Evidence IEA,IEA]; GO_component: GO:0005737 - cytoplasm [Evidence IDA] [PMID 14562095]; GO_component: GO:0005634 - nucleus [Evidence IEA,IEA]; GO_component: GO:0005634 - nucleus [Evidence IDA] [PMID 14562095]; GO_function: GO:0003674 - molecular_function [Evidence ND]; GO_function: GO:0016491 - oxidoreductase activity [Evidence IEA]; GO_function: GO:0050236 - pyridoxine:NADP 4-dehydrogenase activity [Evidence IEA]; GO_process: GO:0008150 - biological_process [Evidence ND]; GO_process: GO:0055114 - oxidation-reduction process [Evidence IEA]; GO_process: GO:0042820 - vitamin B6 catabolic process [Evidence IEA]), with protein sequence MVSNYHIDGKSVGPTGLGLMGFSWNPDVVVSDEQAFEALKAAIEHNATFWNGGEFYGRPKPETNLQLISRYFTKYPEDADKVFLSIKGGVDQLTWMPDGTPEKIRESIDNSLKFLDGKKALDMFCLARIGKVSVEESVKAIKEYLDEGKIKGICLSEVGADTIRRASKIAPISAVEIEFSLFSREAETNGVFDVCKELNIPIIAYSPIGKGLLTGQLKPQDLSAGDFRAHFDRFKEENFKKNFALVEKIQQIAARKGASAGQIALSWIRSLSNTGNYPVIIPIPGTVNPKRVVENSTHIELNAEDLKEIDEFLATFQVSGYRYNQQMEAGNYR encoded by the coding sequence ATGGTTTCTAATTATCATATCGATGGAAAGTCTGTTGGACCCACTGGCCTAGGCTTGATGGGTTTCTCCTGGAATCCGGACGTAGTTGTTTCCGATGAACAAGCTTTTGAAGCACTCAAAGCTGCTATCGAGCATAATGCGACTTTTTGGAACGGTGGTGAATTTTATGGTAGGCCAAAGCCAGAGACCAATTTGCAGCTGATTTCCAGATATTTCACCAAGTATCCTGAAGACGCCGATAAGGTCTTTCTTTCAATCAAAGGTGGTGTAGATCAATTGACTTGGATGCCCGATGGAACACCAGAAAAGATTCGcgagtcaattgacaatTCGTTGAAGTTTCTTGATGGAAAGAAGGCGTTAGATATGTTCTGTCTGGCTCGTATCGGAAAGGTATCAGTTGAGGAGTCTGTGAAGGCTATAAAGGAGTATCTGGATGAAGGGAAGATCAAGGGAATCTGTTTGTCAGAGGTTGGTGCTGATACCATCCGCAGAGCCTCGAAGATTGCTCCTatttctgctgttgaaaTTGAGTTCTCTCTATTTTCACGTGAGGCCGAGACTAATGGCGTTTTTGATGTCTGTAAGGAATTGAATATTCCTATTATTGCTTATTCTCCTATCGGTAAAGGCTTGCTTACTGGACAATTGAAACCTCAAGATTTAAGTGCAGGTGATTTCCGTGCTCACTTCGACCGTTTTAAGGAGGAAAACTTCAAAAAGAATTTTGCTCTCGTAGAAAAAATTCAACAGATTGCTGCTAGAAAGGGTGCTAGTGCGGGTCAAATTGCTCTCTCTTGGATTCGCTCGCTATCAAATACTGGTAATTATCCGGTTATAATTCCAATTCCTGGTACTGTAAACCCCAAAAGAGTTGTTGAGAACTCTACTCATATTGAGCTTAATGCTGAAGACTTGAAGGAGATCGACGAATTTTTGGCTACTTTCCAAGTTTCTGGATATCGTTACAACCAGCAAATGGAAGCCGGAAACTATAGATAG
- the ERD1 gene encoding Erd1p (Predicted membrane protein required for lumenal ER protein retention; mutants secrete the endogenous ER protein, BiP (Kar2p); GO_component: GO:0005783 - endoplasmic reticulum [Evidence IEA]; GO_component: GO:0005789 - endoplasmic reticulum membrane [Evidence IEA]; GO_component: GO:0016021 - integral component of membrane [Evidence IEA,IEA]; GO_component: GO:0016021 - integral component of membrane [Evidence ISM] [PMID 12192589]; GO_component: GO:0016020 - membrane [Evidence IEA]; GO_component: GO:0016020 - membrane [Evidence IDA] [PMID 2178921]; GO_function: GO:0003674 - molecular_function [Evidence ND]; GO_process: GO:0006486 - protein glycosylation [Evidence IMP] [PMID 2178921]; GO_process: GO:0006621 - protein retention in ER lumen [Evidence IMP] [PMID 2178921]; GO_process: GO:0015031 - protein transport [Evidence IEA]; GO_process: GO:0006810 - transport [Evidence IEA]), translating into MSELTETHSLQNHISHRFDPLFPLPYRIAFEIILGIWGWGLNVQVLDAIHVDLSYLLRYQTGRSLHKAVYQFALGLSLIYTVSIIFYWQLLRKADGGIVTAGVGDDSEEHPILSGLDILPWTTFAVIIGIFLYPGHKFHHSGRKRVISVLKRVCTGSINPEHRLPDILLSDALTSYSKIFVDSGIMTCMLISKQSSLGLPDRSCGGQWLVPVISSIPFLIRLRQCTIEYLATGNKQHLFNFAKYLSAMPVILLSALQRNFKNVEVSASAIDHDMAAFQIFTPRMLTKLWVAAVLINSTYSFYWDITYDWDLELLGGFSWWQRKHQGLRAIMYFPAKHWYYFAICVDCVLRFTWSLKLSSHWYYVADRESGLFVLGVLEIIRRWVWVFFRVESEWVKSLRDPYKGHELGQVTPM; encoded by the coding sequence ATGTCAGAGCTAACGGAAACGCATTCCTTGCAAAACCATATCTCTCATAGATTCGACCCTCTATTCCCGCTTCCGTATAGGATAGCTTTTGAAATTATCCTCGGTATTTGGGGCTGGGGCCTCAATGTTCAAGTACTGGATGCTATCCATGTGGATCTCAGCTATTTACTACGATACCAGACTGGCAGATCGTTGCACAAGGCTGTTTATCAATTTGCTCTTGGGCTCTCGCTAATATACACTGTATcaattatattttattggCAACTGTTACGAAAAGCTGACGGTGGCATTGTAACGGCTGGTGTAGGGGATGATTCAGAAGAGCACCCTATTTTGTCGGGACTGGATATCTTACCATGGACTACTTTTGCAGTTATcattggaatttttttgtatccAGGGCACAAGTTCCACCATAGTGGTCGCAAACGGGTCATTTCTGTGCTTAAAAGGGTTTGTACAGGAAGCATCAATCCTGAACACCGTCTACCAGATATACTATTATCTGATGCACTTACCTCATATTCTAAAATATTTGTGGATTCAGGAATCATGACGTGTATGTTGATTTCGAAACAATCATCTTTAGGACTACCAGATAGGTCTTGTGGGGGACAGTGGCTGGTCCCAGTAATTTCAAGCATACCGTTTCTTATACGTCTTCGTCAGTGTACAATTGAGTATCTGGCGACTGGGAACAAGCAgcatttatttaatttcGCGAAATATTTGTCGGCTATGCCCGTTATCCTCTTGTCAGCGTTGCAGCGTAATTTTAAAAATGTGGAGGTTAGTGCCAGTGCGATTGATCATGATATGGCAGCATTCCAAATATTTACACCTAGGATGTTGACAAAACTATGGGTGGCTGCTGTGCTTATAAACTCTACATACAGTTTTTACTGGGACATCACATATGATTGGGATCTAGAGTTATTGGGAGGATTTAGTTGGTGGCAACGAAAACATCAGGGTCTTAGAGCTATCATGTACTTCCCAGCAAAACATTGGTACTATTTTGCTATTTGTGTAGATTGTGTTCTTCGCTTCACCTGGAGCTTGAAATTATCGTCACATTGGTATTATGTTGCTGATCGTGAGTCTGGTTTATTTGTATTGGGCGTACTCGAAATTATAAGAAGATGGGTGTGGGTCTTCTTCCGGGTGGAGTCTGAATGGGTCAAGTCACTTCGTGATCCGTACAAAGGTCATGAACTTGGTCAAGTAACTCCAATGTAG
- the BCY1 gene encoding cAMP-dependent protein kinase regulatory subunit BCY1 (Regulatory subunit of the cyclic AMP-dependent protein kinase (PKA); PKA is a component of a signaling pathway that controls a variety of cellular processes, including metabolism, cell cycle, stress response, stationary phase, and sporulation; GO_component: GO:0005952 - cAMP-dependent protein kinase complex [Evidence IEA]; GO_component: GO:0005737 - cytoplasm [Evidence IEA,IEA]; GO_component: GO:0005737 - cytoplasm [Evidence IDA] [PMID 11134339]; GO_component: GO:0005737 - cytoplasm [Evidence IDA] [PMID 11914276]; GO_component: GO:0005737 - cytoplasm [Evidence IDA] [PMID 22842922]; GO_component: GO:0005634 - nucleus [Evidence IEA,IEA]; GO_component: GO:0005634 - nucleus [Evidence IDA] [PMID 11134339]; GO_component: GO:0005634 - nucleus [Evidence IDA] [PMID 11914276]; GO_component: GO:0005634 - nucleus [Evidence IDA] [PMID 18417610]; GO_component: GO:0005634 - nucleus [Evidence IDA] [PMID 22842922]; GO_component: GO:0005634 - nucleus [Evidence IDA] [PMID 3288487]; GO_component: GO:0005886 - plasma membrane [Evidence IDA] [PMID 2831892]; GO_function: GO:0030552 - cAMP binding [Evidence IEA]; GO_function: GO:0004862 - cAMP-dependent protein kinase inhibitor activity [Evidence IDA] [PMID 3037314]; GO_function: GO:0004862 - cAMP-dependent protein kinase inhibitor activity [Evidence IMP] [PMID 6292221]; GO_function: GO:0008603 - cAMP-dependent protein kinase regulator activity [Evidence IEA]; GO_function: GO:0000166 - nucleotide binding [Evidence IEA]; GO_process: GO:0046580 - negative regulation of Ras protein signal transduction [Evidence IDA,IMP] [PMID 3037314]; GO_process: GO:0045762 - positive regulation of adenylate cyclase activity [Evidence IGI] [PMID 2981630]; GO_process: GO:0045762 - positive regulation of adenylate cyclase activity [Evidence IGI] [PMID 3891097]; GO_process: GO:0097271 - protein localization to bud neck [Evidence IGI] [PMID 12782684]; GO_process: GO:0045859 - regulation of protein kinase activity [Evidence IEA]; GO_process: GO:0001932 - regulation of protein phosphorylation [Evidence IEA]), whose translation MSLPKEYVEELNILNREVAQNKPTDVLQFCANHFNSRLEEHRKQLLSGSSSAGTSAARSVGSPGGPTSAPSPPTGAGFGGFNTHSFSSGDPTSLAPSHGHSDDPASSDDPMTGVTPSTNRDNNTAPAFGSGSAGERTGSPGPTSGNAPFGSSRLVLGGTGVPAFASNFNANRRTSVSAESLNPHSFVGSAAPPIPEKMLSPEQLKRLNDSVSKNFLFSNLDEDSLHLLLHALEEKKVAAGTTIIQQGDQGDFYYIVESGSVDFYRDHEKISSSGSGSSFGELALMYNAPRAATVVAATDSVLWALDRITFKKILLDKTTKKRKLYGEFLKEVPVLKVLSPYELSKLADALVTKVYEPGSVVIREGDKGDEFYLIESGTATVSKANEGTVSELKKGDYFGEVALLHDSPRQATVTATTKLKVASLGRSGFQRLLGPVVDILKRQDPTHAPVAASVAPNSTANQSAGVSQAVA comes from the coding sequence ATGTCCCTTCCAAAGGAATACGTTGAAGAGCTAAATATTCTTAACCGTGAGGTTGCTCAAAATAAGCCTACAGACGTACTTCAATTCTGTGCAAACCATTTCAACTCGCGTTTAGAGGAACATCGCAAGCAGTTGTTGAGTGGCAGTTCATCCGCTGGTACTAGTGCTGCTCGTTCTGTGGGATCCCCCGGTGGCCCCACCTCTGCCCCTTCTCCTCCTACTGGTGCAGGTTTTGGTGGTTTTAATACTCATTCATTTTCAAGCGGCGATCCTACGTCTTTGGCCCCTTCCCATGGTCATTCCGATGACCCTGCTTCATCAGATGACCCAATGACCGGAGTCACTCCCTCCACAAATAGAGATAATAATACCGCCCCTGCATTTGGTTCTGGAAGTGCAGGTGAACGTACTGGTAGCCCTGGTCCCACCAGTGGTAATGCGCCATTTGGTTCATCGCGTTTAGTTCTCGGGGGAACTGGCGTGCCAGCTTTCGCATCCAATTTCAATGCTAACAGGAGAACATCTGTAAGCGCTGAAAGTTTGAACCCACATTCTTTTGTTGGCTCTGCGGCTCCCCCTATCCCAGAGAAAATGCTTTCTCCCGAACAATTGAAGCGACTCAATGACAGTGTCTCGAAGAACTTCCTTTTTAGCAATCTCGACGAAGATTCTCTTCATTTGTTACTTCACGCCCtagaagagaagaaagtggctgctggtacGACCATTATTCAACAGGGCGATCAGGGTGATTTCTATTATATTGTTGAAAGCGGTTCAGTTGATTTTTACCGTGATCACGAGAAGATCAGCTCAAGCGGCAGTGGAAGCAGCTTTGGTGAACTAGCCCTTATGTATAATGCCCCACGAGCTGCGACTGTTGTAGCCGCCACTGATAGTGTCCTCTGGGCCCTGGATAGAATAACTTTCAAGAAGATTCTTCTTGACAAGACCActaagaagagaaagtTATATGGCGAGTTCCTAAAAGAGGTACCGGTTCTGAAGGTCTTGAGTCCCTATGAACTCAGCAAACTTGCTGATGCTCTTGTAACAAAAGTATATGAACCTGGATCGGTGGTTATTCGAGAAGGCGATAAAGGTGATGAGTTCTACCTTATTGAATCTGGTACTGCCACTGTTTCCAAGGCTAACGAGGGAACTGTAtctgaattgaaaaagggTGACTACTTTGGCGAGGTTGCTCTGTTGCACGATAGCCCTCGTCAAGCCACTGTGACAGCGACAACGAAGCTCAAGGTAGCTTCCCTAGGAAGAAGTGGCTTTCAGAGATTACTTGGCCCTGTTGTAgatattttgaagagaCAGGACCCTACTCATGCCCCTGTTGCGGCTTCTGTAGCCCCTAATTCCACTGCCAATCAGAGTGCCGGTGTGTCCCAGGCTGTTGCCTAG